The Christiangramia flava JLT2011 genome has a segment encoding these proteins:
- the ytxJ gene encoding bacillithiol system redox-active protein YtxJ → MGLFGKLFGDEGGAKKENASSINWVQLTEISQLGEIEKESELQYIAILKHSTRCGISRMVLKMFESDYDLPEDANVKMYFLDLIANREVSNAVADQFGVRHESPQLIVIHNREVVHHASHQSISAGKLKELV, encoded by the coding sequence ATGGGATTATTCGGAAAGTTGTTTGGAGACGAGGGAGGAGCAAAGAAGGAAAACGCTTCGAGTATTAATTGGGTGCAGCTCACGGAGATCAGCCAGTTAGGCGAAATTGAAAAGGAATCAGAATTGCAGTATATCGCCATACTGAAACATTCCACACGGTGCGGAATTAGCAGGATGGTGTTGAAAATGTTTGAATCTGATTACGATCTTCCGGAAGACGCTAATGTGAAAATGTATTTCCTGGATTTGATTGCCAATAGAGAGGTGTCAAATGCAGTGGCTGATCAATTTGGCGTGCGTCATGAAAGTCCGCAACTCATCGTGATCCATAACAGGGAAGTGGTGCATCATGCTTCGCATCAGTCTATTTCAGCTGGAAAACTGAAAGAACTGGTTTAG
- the fahA gene encoding fumarylacetoacetase, whose amino-acid sequence MSISANDPNRKTWLEIPENSDFPIQNIPFGVFLTRDDVITIGTRIGDYAIDLGALHQLGYFDGIPLTDDIFLQDTLNDFISDGKKTWRLVRNRIAKIFDENNTALKENDDHRTRVLFTLDEIEMQMPVQVGDYTDFYSSKEHATNVGSMFRDPDNALLPNWLHIPVGYHGRSSSIIPSGIPVHRPQGQTMPPEADTPVFGPSKRVDFELEMAFITTDANHIGEPIPVDEAEDYIFGMVIFNDWSARDIQKWEYVPLGPFLAKNFASSISPWIVTMDALEPFRTESPKPEKELLPYLKYTGKKSFDINLEVSLEPEGGSEETITRSNFKYLYWNMSQQLAHHTVNGCPVNSGDMMASGTISGSTEDSFGSMLELTWSGSKPLKLKDGSERKFIEDNDTVIMRGHCQNGQYRIGFGEVRSKLLPVYQPKKK is encoded by the coding sequence ATGTCAATTTCCGCGAACGATCCGAATAGAAAAACCTGGCTCGAAATTCCCGAGAATAGCGATTTTCCTATTCAGAATATTCCATTTGGAGTATTTCTGACCCGCGATGATGTGATCACGATCGGGACACGAATAGGAGATTACGCGATAGACCTTGGGGCCTTGCATCAGTTAGGTTATTTTGACGGAATTCCGTTAACCGACGATATATTTTTACAGGACACTTTAAACGATTTTATTTCAGACGGGAAAAAGACCTGGCGACTGGTGAGAAACCGCATTGCCAAGATCTTTGATGAAAATAACACCGCCCTGAAAGAGAACGACGATCATCGCACCCGAGTGCTCTTCACACTGGACGAGATCGAGATGCAAATGCCGGTACAGGTAGGTGATTATACCGATTTTTATTCCTCTAAAGAACATGCCACAAACGTTGGAAGCATGTTCCGCGATCCTGATAATGCTCTATTACCAAACTGGCTGCACATCCCGGTTGGTTACCACGGAAGAAGCTCTTCCATCATTCCATCTGGAATTCCGGTACACCGCCCACAGGGACAAACTATGCCACCAGAGGCAGATACGCCGGTTTTCGGGCCTTCCAAAAGAGTGGATTTTGAGCTGGAAATGGCATTTATTACCACAGATGCCAACCACATTGGCGAGCCAATTCCGGTAGACGAGGCAGAAGATTACATTTTCGGAATGGTGATTTTCAACGACTGGAGTGCACGGGATATTCAGAAGTGGGAATATGTGCCGCTAGGCCCATTCCTTGCGAAGAACTTCGCTTCTTCCATTTCGCCATGGATTGTGACCATGGATGCTTTGGAACCTTTTAGGACCGAAAGTCCGAAACCCGAAAAAGAACTATTACCCTATCTGAAATATACAGGTAAGAAAAGTTTTGATATCAATCTTGAGGTTTCTCTGGAACCTGAAGGCGGCAGCGAGGAAACGATCACACGTTCCAATTTCAAATATCTTTACTGGAATATGAGCCAGCAGCTGGCCCACCATACCGTTAACGGTTGCCCGGTAAACTCTGGAGATATGATGGCTTCCGGAACCATTTCAGGATCTACGGAAGATTCTTTCGGATCGATGCTGGAACTTACCTGGAGCGGCAGCAAACCATTAAAACTTAAAGATGGCAGCGAACGTAAGTTCATTGAAGATAACGACACGGTGATCATGCGAGGACATTGCCAGAACGGCCAATACCGAATTGGATTTGGAGAAGTTCGATCCAAGCTCCTACCGGTGTATCAACCGAAGAAAAAATAG
- the glyA gene encoding serine hydroxymethyltransferase, giving the protein MQRDTQLFDLIAQEKERQLNGLELIASENFVSDAVMEAAGSVLTNKYAEGYPGKRYYGGCEVVDEVEQLAIDRLKELFDAEYANVQPHSGSQANTAVYHTCLKPGDKFLGFDLSHGGHLTHGSPVNFSGRLYEPVFYGVNKETGRLDYDEIAEIARREKPKMIIAGASAYSREIDYKRFREIADEVGAILFADIAHPAGLIAKGLISDPVPHCHIVTSTTHKTLRGPRGGIIIMGKDFDNPFGEKLKNGNLKKMSTLLNSAIFPGNQGGPLEHIIAAKAVAFGEALTDEFLHYTVRVKKNAEKMAKDFVAKGYEVISGGTDNHMMLIDLRNKGVSGKEAEEALNKAGITVNKNMVPFDDKSPFVTSGIRIGTPAVTTRGLEQEDMTRIVELIDRVIQNISDEAELAAVNEDVKKMMQGRPLFQW; this is encoded by the coding sequence ATGCAGCGAGACACTCAATTATTCGACTTAATAGCACAAGAAAAAGAGAGACAGTTAAACGGTTTAGAGCTTATTGCCAGTGAAAATTTCGTAAGTGACGCGGTAATGGAAGCAGCCGGCTCGGTTCTGACCAATAAATACGCAGAAGGTTATCCCGGTAAGCGTTATTATGGAGGTTGCGAAGTGGTTGATGAAGTAGAACAACTGGCTATAGACCGCCTGAAAGAACTTTTTGACGCGGAATATGCTAACGTGCAGCCGCATTCTGGTTCCCAGGCGAACACTGCTGTGTACCATACCTGCCTAAAACCGGGAGATAAATTCCTTGGTTTTGACCTTTCACATGGTGGGCATCTTACGCATGGCTCCCCGGTGAATTTTTCCGGAAGACTCTACGAACCGGTATTTTATGGGGTAAACAAGGAAACGGGAAGGCTGGATTATGATGAGATCGCTGAAATCGCTCGCCGCGAAAAACCGAAAATGATTATTGCCGGAGCTTCGGCTTATTCCAGGGAGATCGATTATAAGCGTTTCCGCGAGATCGCGGATGAAGTAGGAGCGATCCTTTTTGCGGATATCGCGCATCCTGCGGGTCTAATTGCCAAAGGGCTTATTAGTGATCCAGTGCCTCATTGCCATATTGTGACTTCTACTACTCATAAGACCTTGAGAGGACCTCGTGGAGGGATCATCATTATGGGTAAAGATTTCGATAATCCTTTCGGGGAAAAACTGAAGAATGGTAACCTGAAAAAAATGTCGACTTTATTGAATTCGGCCATTTTTCCAGGGAACCAGGGAGGTCCGTTAGAACATATCATTGCAGCGAAAGCAGTGGCATTTGGTGAAGCGCTTACAGATGAGTTCCTGCATTATACGGTTAGAGTGAAGAAAAACGCCGAAAAAATGGCGAAAGATTTTGTAGCGAAAGGTTACGAGGTCATTTCCGGAGGAACAGATAATCATATGATGTTGATCGACCTGAGAAATAAAGGTGTGAGCGGGAAAGAAGCCGAAGAGGCTTTGAATAAAGCTGGAATTACCGTGAATAAGAACATGGTTCCTTTTGATGATAAATCGCCTTTTGTGACTTCTGGAATCCGAATTGGGACGCCGGCAGTGACCACACGAGGCCTGGAGCAGGAGGATATGACCAGGATTGTGGAGCTGATCGACCGGGTCATTCAGAATATTTCAGATGAAGCAGAACTTGCAGCTGTTAACGAAGATGTTAAGAAAATGATGCAGGGAAGACCATTATTTCAATGGTAA
- a CDS encoding acyl-CoA thioesterase — protein sequence MEFAVRESDLDKQQHVNNVQYVQWVQDIAEAHWEARATPEQKEKHIWVVIKHEISYKKEAFLHDPILMQTYVGDTTNVTSVRHVIIKNKDSGKSLAEAKTTWCLLDAESRKPTKISEEMKKVFEK from the coding sequence ATGGAATTTGCTGTCCGGGAATCTGATCTGGATAAGCAGCAGCATGTAAACAATGTGCAATATGTTCAATGGGTTCAGGATATCGCTGAAGCTCACTGGGAAGCGCGCGCAACTCCTGAGCAAAAAGAAAAGCATATCTGGGTCGTTATCAAACACGAGATCTCTTATAAGAAAGAAGCTTTTCTACATGATCCAATCCTGATGCAGACTTATGTGGGAGATACAACGAATGTGACTTCTGTTCGTCACGTCATCATCAAAAACAAAGATAGCGGCAAATCGCTGGCAGAAGCGAAAACGACCTGGTGTTTACTGGATGCGGAAAGCAGGAAGCCCACGAAGATTTCCGAAGAGATGAAAAAAGTATTTGAAAAATAA